The following proteins are co-located in the Solea solea chromosome 21, fSolSol10.1, whole genome shotgun sequence genome:
- the LOC131448891 gene encoding wings apart-like protein homolog isoform X1, which yields MGRKKGEYDPEETMTSRFGKTYSRKGGEGTSKFDEVLSTKRGTLSTKWGDTTYKAKVGSKRPGAAKNDSVLGVHKRPRPSGDGFEDPFGFDSDEESKPVSSSRNGSKPSPIKPAWAEPPRAERPGASLDTGSRSSLQGASWLPSERSQPKVTEDTARFFNSRSTNIGRQQSSLPLPENQHSYSWYQNASESDRKPLAQTTTLKTGAKAESTYDSWDTIVGLRPPSPNQEPRNPAPTLSWVSAGITAAGCDLGQTRREKPPSPPRLQTLSEREDVHFGGDMDFLLETSDFSQMSSSSSSLVRNSNCRKYRRPNKQGASRAQDSSSAAGSDFSSDLPKVSDSGSKMTGSGRGRGRTRDYTVLHPSSVSVCNVTIQDRAVDELSTDTAPSSGSSTAASSSTTELGEAGWQRKKVEQPNTRPRQTQTESKKDSSKLDLFGFEDTDMREDEDSVDSSDPASSYKIKYFGFDDMSDSDGGDDGDEGGFKERRRAKKTAVAMAIPEEVTAEDTESYETYEPPDPFERLEILQQPMTVKENKKNSVRRENTLRDVLDFSEEGLRVVASAPRRPLQGKVLVKNPDTFRRIFSAHKKSPTKAVYNARHWAVETEEPPATLSSHSQSAPVSVSVGGASKEPSEAQKDDGVFKAPPPPPKVTKCVTLPTDLYQDTVTTLKCRKEHKELYTVVQHVKHFNDVVEFGENQEFTDDFEYLATGLKSGQPLNTRCLSVISLATRCAMPSFRMHLRARGKVTQVFKTLNDAPQHPNLALCTASLMYILSRDRLNMDLDRSCLDLMIRLLEMDHDQGGGVVAEADCSAQFSAREIAKMKERIRKLCDTVHNKHLDLQNITTGHLAMETLLSLTSKRAGDWFKEELRLLGGLDHIVDKVKECVDNLNQEEEEEKLVSSLWGAERCLRVLESVTVHNPENQSYLIAYKDSSLIHSSAKALRRCEQMIQRYSRQVNPDSVVGKAVENCMRAIIGVLLNLTHDNEWGSTKTGEQEDLIITALNCVLRVPQYLPQEQRFDIRVLGLGLLINLVEYSARNRYCLMEMEMEGGQGPCDSTVLLNPEHQDIGSSGPLSAIAALVQLFLQRERAAIQAEAQTDDLIKEAPKAPLDQSGQWQETGGEIQWVANENANTDTNKQEEDKKKEEEDEELDLNKALQHAGKHMEDSIVASYTALLLGCLCQGSPLNVTTVRENLPQGDFSIMTEMLKKFLNFMNLTCDVGTTGQKSISRVIDYLEHC from the exons ATGGGGAGAAAGAAAGG AGAATATGACCCAGAAGAAACAATGACGTCCAGATTTGGTAAAACCTACAGCCGTAAAGGAGGTGAGGGCACGTCCAAGTTTGACGAGGTTCTGTCCACCAAGAGAGGCACGCTCAGCACCAAATGGGGCGACACCACCTACAAGGCCAAGGTGGGCTCCAAGCGCCCCGGCGCCGCCAAGAACGACTCAGTCCTGGGGGTGCACAAGAGGCCCCGCCCCTCCGGCGACGGCTTTGAAGATCCGTTTGGGTTCGACAGCGACGAGGAGTCCAAGCCGGTGTCGTCGTCTCGCAACGGCAGCAAGCCGTCGCCCATCAAGCCGGCGTGGGCGGAGCCGCCGCGGGCGGAGAGGCCCGGCGCGTCTCTGGACACGGGGAGCAGGTCCAGCCTGCAGGGGGCGTCATGGCTGCCGAGCGAGAGGAGTCAGCCCAAGGTGACGGAGGACACGGCGCGGTTCTTCAACAGCAGGAGCACCAACATCg GGAGGCAGCAGAGTTCCCTGCCGTTACCAGAGAACCAGCACAGTTACTCCTGGTACCAAAACGCTTCAGAGAGCGACAGGAAGCCGCTGGCACAGACCACCACCCTCAAGACCGGCGCCAAAGCAGAGTCCACCTACGACTCCTGGGACACCATCGTGGGTCTTCGTCCACCGTCGCCCAACCAGGAACCTCGTAACCCCGCCCCCACGCTCTCCTGGGTGTCGGCGGGCATCACGGCAGCCGGGTGTGACCTGGGTCAGACCCGGCGGGAGAAGCCGCCgtctcctcctcgtctccaGACCCTCAGCGAGAGGGAGGACGTGCACTTTGGCGGTGATATGGACTTCCTCCTGGAGACGAGTGACTTCTCTCAAATGTCCTCGTCATCCTCGTCACTTGTAAGGAACTCGAACTGTCGGAAGTACAGAAGGCCAAACAAACAGGGCGCCAGCAGAGCGCAGGACTCCAGTAGCGCCGCTGGCTCCGACTTTAGCTCCGATCTTCCCAAAGTGTCCGACAGCGGCAGCAAGATGACAGGCAGTGGCCGGGGGCGGGGCAGGACGAGGGACTACACGGTGCTGCACCCTTCGTCCGTGTCCGTCTGTAACGTCACCATCCAGGACCGAGCGGTGGACGAGCTCAGCACAGACACAGCGCCCTCCAGTGGCAGCAGTACTGCAGCCTCCAGCAGCACAACAGAGCTGGGAGAGGCGGGGTGGCAGCGGAAGAAGGTGGAGCAACCAAACACAAG gcccagacaaacacagaccGAGTCAAAGAAGGACAGTAGTAAGCTGGACCTGTTTGGCTTTGAGGATACGGACATGCGTGAGGACGAGGACAGCGTGGACAGCTCAGATCCCGCCTCCAGTTACAAGATCAAATACTTTGGCTTTGACGACATGAGCGACAGCGATGGCGGTGACGATGGTGACGAGGGCGGCTTCAAGGAGAGGAGGCGGGCCAAGAAGACTGCTGTTGCTATGGCAATACCCGAGGAGGTCACCGCGGAAGACACGGAGAGCTACGAGACGTACGAGCCACCCGATCCCTTCGAGAGGCTGGAGATTCTCCAGCAACCGATGACGGTGAAGGAGAACAAGAAGAACTCAGTGAGGAGGGAAAACACGCTACGAG ATGTGCTGGACTTCTCGGAGGAGGGACTCAGGGTGGTGGCCAGCGCCCCCCGTAGGCCGCTGCAGGGCAAAGTTCTCGTCAAGAACCCCGACACGTTTCGGAGGATCTTCAGTGCACACAAGAAG TCTCCCACCAAAGCTGTTTACAACGCCAGACACTGGGCGGTGGAGACTGAGGAACCACCAGCAACGCTGAGCTCCCACTCACAGAGCgctcct GTGTCCGTCTCAGTGGGAGGAGCCAGTAAGGAGCCGTCTGAAGCGCAGAAGGACGACGGCGTCTTtaaggctccgcctcctcctcccaaGGTCACCAAGTGCGTCACCCTCCCCACAGACCTGTACCAGGACACGGTCACCACACTCAAGTGTCGTAAAGAGCACAAGGAG ctCTACACTGTGGTCCAGCATGTGAAACACTTTAACGACGTGGTGGAGTTTGGAGAGAACCAGGAGTTCACAGACGACTTTGAATACCTGGCCACCGGACTGAAGAGTGGGCAGCCACTGAACACACGCTGCCTCAG tGTGATTAGCTTAGCGACGCGCTGCGCCATGCCCAGCTTCAGGATGCACCTGCGAGCTCGAGGGAAGGTCACTCAGGTGTTCAAGACGCTCAACGACGCCCCACAACACCCG AACCTGGCTCTGTGCACCGCGTCCCTGATGTACATTCTGAGCAGAGACCGTCTGAACATGGACCTGGACCGCTCCTGTCTGGACCTGATGATCCGGCTGCTGGAGATGGACCATGACCAGGGGGGCGGGGTCGTGGCAGAGGCCGACTGCAGCGCTCAGTTCAGCGCCAGAGAGATCGCAAAGATGAAGGAGAGGATCAGGAAGCTGTGTGACACGGTGCACAACAAACACCTGGACCTGCAGAACATCACg ACGGGACACTTAGCCATGGAGACGTTGCTGTCGCTGACGTCAAAGAGAGCAGGAGACTGGTTCAAAGAGGAGCTGCGTCTCCTCGGAGGACTGGACCACATCGtggacaaag tgaaAGAGTGTGTAGATAACCTGAaccaagaggaagaggaggagaagctggtGTCTTCTCTGTGGGGAGCAGAGCGGTGTTTACGTGTCCTGGAGAGT gtcacAGTCCACAACCCGGAGAACCAGAGTTACCTGATCGCCTACAAAGACTCGTCGCTCATCCACTCTTCAGCCAA AGCTCTGAGGAGGTGTGAGCAGATGATCCAGCGTTACAGCAGGCAGGTGAACCCAGACTCAGTGGTGGGTAAAGCTGTAGAGAACTGTATGAGAGCCATCATCGGAGTCCTGCTCAACCTGACGCATGACAACG agtgGGGCAGCACAAAGACAGGAGAACAAGAGGATCTCATCATCACAGCGCTCAACTGTGTCCTCAGAGTTCCTCAGTATCTTCCACAGGAGCAGAGGTTCGACATCCGTGTCCTG GGTCTGGGTTTGTTGATAAACCTGGTGGAGTACAGTGCCAGGAACAGATACTGTctgatggagatggagatggaaGGAGGTCAGGGTCCCTGCGACTCCACCGTCCTCCTCAACCCTGAGCACCAGGACATCGGCAGCTCGGGGCCCCTGAGCGCCATCGCTGCACTCGTACAG ctGTTTCTCCAGAGGGAGCGGGCCGCCATCCAGGCCGAGGCGCAGACCGATGACCTCATCAAGGAGGCGCCGAAGGCTCCGCTGGACCAGAGCGGGCAGTGGCAGGAGACGGGCGGGGAGATCCAGTGGGTCGCCAACGAGAACGCCAACACTGACACCAACAAACAGgaagaagacaagaagaaggaggaggaggacgaggagctgGACCTCAACAAAG CTCTGCAGCACGCGGGGAAGCACATGGAGGACAGCATCGTGGCGTCGTACACGGCACTGCTGCTGGGCTGCCTCTGTCAGGGAAGCCCG
- the LOC131448891 gene encoding wings apart-like protein homolog isoform X2, translated as MTSRFGKTYSRKGGEGTSKFDEVLSTKRGTLSTKWGDTTYKAKVGSKRPGAAKNDSVLGVHKRPRPSGDGFEDPFGFDSDEESKPVSSSRNGSKPSPIKPAWAEPPRAERPGASLDTGSRSSLQGASWLPSERSQPKVTEDTARFFNSRSTNIGRQQSSLPLPENQHSYSWYQNASESDRKPLAQTTTLKTGAKAESTYDSWDTIVGLRPPSPNQEPRNPAPTLSWVSAGITAAGCDLGQTRREKPPSPPRLQTLSEREDVHFGGDMDFLLETSDFSQMSSSSSSLVRNSNCRKYRRPNKQGASRAQDSSSAAGSDFSSDLPKVSDSGSKMTGSGRGRGRTRDYTVLHPSSVSVCNVTIQDRAVDELSTDTAPSSGSSTAASSSTTELGEAGWQRKKVEQPNTRPRQTQTESKKDSSKLDLFGFEDTDMREDEDSVDSSDPASSYKIKYFGFDDMSDSDGGDDGDEGGFKERRRAKKTAVAMAIPEEVTAEDTESYETYEPPDPFERLEILQQPMTVKENKKNSVRRENTLRDVLDFSEEGLRVVASAPRRPLQGKVLVKNPDTFRRIFSAHKKSPTKAVYNARHWAVETEEPPATLSSHSQSAPVSVSVGGASKEPSEAQKDDGVFKAPPPPPKVTKCVTLPTDLYQDTVTTLKCRKEHKELYTVVQHVKHFNDVVEFGENQEFTDDFEYLATGLKSGQPLNTRCLSVISLATRCAMPSFRMHLRARGKVTQVFKTLNDAPQHPNLALCTASLMYILSRDRLNMDLDRSCLDLMIRLLEMDHDQGGGVVAEADCSAQFSAREIAKMKERIRKLCDTVHNKHLDLQNITTGHLAMETLLSLTSKRAGDWFKEELRLLGGLDHIVDKVKECVDNLNQEEEEEKLVSSLWGAERCLRVLESVTVHNPENQSYLIAYKDSSLIHSSAKALRRCEQMIQRYSRQVNPDSVVGKAVENCMRAIIGVLLNLTHDNEWGSTKTGEQEDLIITALNCVLRVPQYLPQEQRFDIRVLGLGLLINLVEYSARNRYCLMEMEMEGGQGPCDSTVLLNPEHQDIGSSGPLSAIAALVQLFLQRERAAIQAEAQTDDLIKEAPKAPLDQSGQWQETGGEIQWVANENANTDTNKQEEDKKKEEEDEELDLNKALQHAGKHMEDSIVASYTALLLGCLCQGSPLNVTTVRENLPQGDFSIMTEMLKKFLNFMNLTCDVGTTGQKSISRVIDYLEHC; from the exons ATGACGTCCAGATTTGGTAAAACCTACAGCCGTAAAGGAGGTGAGGGCACGTCCAAGTTTGACGAGGTTCTGTCCACCAAGAGAGGCACGCTCAGCACCAAATGGGGCGACACCACCTACAAGGCCAAGGTGGGCTCCAAGCGCCCCGGCGCCGCCAAGAACGACTCAGTCCTGGGGGTGCACAAGAGGCCCCGCCCCTCCGGCGACGGCTTTGAAGATCCGTTTGGGTTCGACAGCGACGAGGAGTCCAAGCCGGTGTCGTCGTCTCGCAACGGCAGCAAGCCGTCGCCCATCAAGCCGGCGTGGGCGGAGCCGCCGCGGGCGGAGAGGCCCGGCGCGTCTCTGGACACGGGGAGCAGGTCCAGCCTGCAGGGGGCGTCATGGCTGCCGAGCGAGAGGAGTCAGCCCAAGGTGACGGAGGACACGGCGCGGTTCTTCAACAGCAGGAGCACCAACATCg GGAGGCAGCAGAGTTCCCTGCCGTTACCAGAGAACCAGCACAGTTACTCCTGGTACCAAAACGCTTCAGAGAGCGACAGGAAGCCGCTGGCACAGACCACCACCCTCAAGACCGGCGCCAAAGCAGAGTCCACCTACGACTCCTGGGACACCATCGTGGGTCTTCGTCCACCGTCGCCCAACCAGGAACCTCGTAACCCCGCCCCCACGCTCTCCTGGGTGTCGGCGGGCATCACGGCAGCCGGGTGTGACCTGGGTCAGACCCGGCGGGAGAAGCCGCCgtctcctcctcgtctccaGACCCTCAGCGAGAGGGAGGACGTGCACTTTGGCGGTGATATGGACTTCCTCCTGGAGACGAGTGACTTCTCTCAAATGTCCTCGTCATCCTCGTCACTTGTAAGGAACTCGAACTGTCGGAAGTACAGAAGGCCAAACAAACAGGGCGCCAGCAGAGCGCAGGACTCCAGTAGCGCCGCTGGCTCCGACTTTAGCTCCGATCTTCCCAAAGTGTCCGACAGCGGCAGCAAGATGACAGGCAGTGGCCGGGGGCGGGGCAGGACGAGGGACTACACGGTGCTGCACCCTTCGTCCGTGTCCGTCTGTAACGTCACCATCCAGGACCGAGCGGTGGACGAGCTCAGCACAGACACAGCGCCCTCCAGTGGCAGCAGTACTGCAGCCTCCAGCAGCACAACAGAGCTGGGAGAGGCGGGGTGGCAGCGGAAGAAGGTGGAGCAACCAAACACAAG gcccagacaaacacagaccGAGTCAAAGAAGGACAGTAGTAAGCTGGACCTGTTTGGCTTTGAGGATACGGACATGCGTGAGGACGAGGACAGCGTGGACAGCTCAGATCCCGCCTCCAGTTACAAGATCAAATACTTTGGCTTTGACGACATGAGCGACAGCGATGGCGGTGACGATGGTGACGAGGGCGGCTTCAAGGAGAGGAGGCGGGCCAAGAAGACTGCTGTTGCTATGGCAATACCCGAGGAGGTCACCGCGGAAGACACGGAGAGCTACGAGACGTACGAGCCACCCGATCCCTTCGAGAGGCTGGAGATTCTCCAGCAACCGATGACGGTGAAGGAGAACAAGAAGAACTCAGTGAGGAGGGAAAACACGCTACGAG ATGTGCTGGACTTCTCGGAGGAGGGACTCAGGGTGGTGGCCAGCGCCCCCCGTAGGCCGCTGCAGGGCAAAGTTCTCGTCAAGAACCCCGACACGTTTCGGAGGATCTTCAGTGCACACAAGAAG TCTCCCACCAAAGCTGTTTACAACGCCAGACACTGGGCGGTGGAGACTGAGGAACCACCAGCAACGCTGAGCTCCCACTCACAGAGCgctcct GTGTCCGTCTCAGTGGGAGGAGCCAGTAAGGAGCCGTCTGAAGCGCAGAAGGACGACGGCGTCTTtaaggctccgcctcctcctcccaaGGTCACCAAGTGCGTCACCCTCCCCACAGACCTGTACCAGGACACGGTCACCACACTCAAGTGTCGTAAAGAGCACAAGGAG ctCTACACTGTGGTCCAGCATGTGAAACACTTTAACGACGTGGTGGAGTTTGGAGAGAACCAGGAGTTCACAGACGACTTTGAATACCTGGCCACCGGACTGAAGAGTGGGCAGCCACTGAACACACGCTGCCTCAG tGTGATTAGCTTAGCGACGCGCTGCGCCATGCCCAGCTTCAGGATGCACCTGCGAGCTCGAGGGAAGGTCACTCAGGTGTTCAAGACGCTCAACGACGCCCCACAACACCCG AACCTGGCTCTGTGCACCGCGTCCCTGATGTACATTCTGAGCAGAGACCGTCTGAACATGGACCTGGACCGCTCCTGTCTGGACCTGATGATCCGGCTGCTGGAGATGGACCATGACCAGGGGGGCGGGGTCGTGGCAGAGGCCGACTGCAGCGCTCAGTTCAGCGCCAGAGAGATCGCAAAGATGAAGGAGAGGATCAGGAAGCTGTGTGACACGGTGCACAACAAACACCTGGACCTGCAGAACATCACg ACGGGACACTTAGCCATGGAGACGTTGCTGTCGCTGACGTCAAAGAGAGCAGGAGACTGGTTCAAAGAGGAGCTGCGTCTCCTCGGAGGACTGGACCACATCGtggacaaag tgaaAGAGTGTGTAGATAACCTGAaccaagaggaagaggaggagaagctggtGTCTTCTCTGTGGGGAGCAGAGCGGTGTTTACGTGTCCTGGAGAGT gtcacAGTCCACAACCCGGAGAACCAGAGTTACCTGATCGCCTACAAAGACTCGTCGCTCATCCACTCTTCAGCCAA AGCTCTGAGGAGGTGTGAGCAGATGATCCAGCGTTACAGCAGGCAGGTGAACCCAGACTCAGTGGTGGGTAAAGCTGTAGAGAACTGTATGAGAGCCATCATCGGAGTCCTGCTCAACCTGACGCATGACAACG agtgGGGCAGCACAAAGACAGGAGAACAAGAGGATCTCATCATCACAGCGCTCAACTGTGTCCTCAGAGTTCCTCAGTATCTTCCACAGGAGCAGAGGTTCGACATCCGTGTCCTG GGTCTGGGTTTGTTGATAAACCTGGTGGAGTACAGTGCCAGGAACAGATACTGTctgatggagatggagatggaaGGAGGTCAGGGTCCCTGCGACTCCACCGTCCTCCTCAACCCTGAGCACCAGGACATCGGCAGCTCGGGGCCCCTGAGCGCCATCGCTGCACTCGTACAG ctGTTTCTCCAGAGGGAGCGGGCCGCCATCCAGGCCGAGGCGCAGACCGATGACCTCATCAAGGAGGCGCCGAAGGCTCCGCTGGACCAGAGCGGGCAGTGGCAGGAGACGGGCGGGGAGATCCAGTGGGTCGCCAACGAGAACGCCAACACTGACACCAACAAACAGgaagaagacaagaagaaggaggaggaggacgaggagctgGACCTCAACAAAG CTCTGCAGCACGCGGGGAAGCACATGGAGGACAGCATCGTGGCGTCGTACACGGCACTGCTGCTGGGCTGCCTCTGTCAGGGAAGCCCG